agtaactcttcttgcctgttcactcgatgccagcccctgtattccagctgctgtactgtactactgtacttttcaaggtactgtactgtaagattaaaaatgttttctttacttttcgtgtttgttttttatgtattatttgtgtgaaaagtattataaacctattgcagtacagtactatatagccaattgtgttagttgggtacctaggctaactttgttggacttatgaacacattggacttatgaacgcgctctcggaatggaactcattcatatgtaggggacttactatatagcATTTCCATTTGACTAGCAAGGCCTTTTGTGTTCGTCCCTGGATAGCCACCAAATCCAAGTTTACCCATCCCCAAATGGGAATGTCAGGTTGAAGAGTCACAGGACTTCTATGGGTCAGTAAGTAAGAAATTAGCAGGTTCCAAAAGGAATGTACTTGGTGACTGTGTCCGAAAGGTGATGCTGTTGTGCGGGAAACTGGCCTCCTCTGAGTAATCGTGACCACTGAGTCTATTTCTTcccgttttcctttctcttcttggaaGCCTATAGGGTTTCTCCTGGACCATCTTGGAGGATTCAGGAATCACCTCTGTACATACAGCAATCCCTGAATGAGCGAATCCCCTCTGACACTTATGGGCATTCACAGTACAAACCTGTACAAACATCAGTACCAATTATACTTCCAGCAATGGCAGCTCCAACAGCAGTACACTGAATTGACCCAAAGGACCCACCGTAGGGCCAATTTAATTTCCTGTCCCCACTTTAAACTTTGCTCATAGCCCGTCAGCTGAAATtgggtacttttttttcttccagttttactgagatataattgacattcagcactgtataagtttaaggtgtacagcacaatgctcacatacatcgtgaaatgattatcacagtaagtttagtgagtATCCATCATTTCATAGAgatgcaaaattaaagaaatagaaaatattttttccttgtgataattcttagaatttattctctttcatatataacatacagcagtgttaattatatttattgtgttgtacattacatccctagtacttatttatcttatggctggaagtttgtaccttttgactaccttcatccaattcccctttTATACCACCCCGTCccataaccacaaatctgatctctatttctatggatttgtttgtttgtttttgaagtataagtgacctacaacactatgtgaGTTCCTGTTACAtgacatagtgatttgatatttctataacATTTCAAAGTGATCACCAATATAAAGTCTAGTTACAATAaagtctagttacaatatgtCACCTTACAGACATAAAAACCTTacagaggtcttttttttttttttccttttgattctctGGAAGTTTTAATTTGTTCTGTCAATGAAACTCACACGGCATAAGGACTTAGGCCCTCAGGCTAGGCAAGACATCATGGCCCTTGGAAGAAGCACCAAGGCTGCCTGCAGGAGACGGTAAGATGGACTCTTGGTGGGAAAGGAATGAGCTACACAGATGAACCAAGGGAAGGTTTTAGGGGTCAGGGCCCAAGTGAAAAGGGGGATGAGGATGGACTGCCATAGCCTTAACCTagtgcttaaaaagaaaaatacccttCCCTTCGGTTATTAGGGAGAGGTATGAGTGGAGGGGTTTCTTATTGCTTGCCCCTCCATGGACCTATAGGATCTGAGAGCAGGGGAGAAGAATGCAAGCAGGCTGGTAGGAGAACCAGAGTGAGAAGTCACACAGTTCCCTGGGTGGAGGAGTCAAACCCTGGGCTTGGACTTCAGCCCCAAGGGCCAGAACAGCATCTCTTTCTTCTGAAGAGGTCAAGTTGCCTGAGCTCACAGGACTAGGAATGTCAGATTTCCAGCCCCTCCCGATCCATTGGTTgttgggattcccttgtgtctCAAAAGCCTTGGAGCAGTAAAGAAAAGTTTCTTTCCAGGAACTTCTTTCCCAGTCAGTTAGCAGCCAACTTTTCTGGCAGAAATGTCCTTTCTGCCCAATCTGCCCCCAGGAGGGTGGGAATGTGGCTAGCCCTCAGGAAGTGTCCCAGAAGCTCATATGGCCCAGGATGGAGAATGTGCACCTTCTTCAGAGGCTCAGAACTCCCACTTGTCCACCTCCAGCTCTTCCAGGTTTGTTACCAGGCCAAAGATTCCACTGTGATCCTGAGACTGGCTGCCTTCAAAATTGGTGATGGGGGTGACAGGAAAAAGCAACTCAGGCAAAGCCTCTGAGGCACGTTGCTTGATCAGCTTGAAGAAAGAATGGTTCAGGAGGGTGCAGGCACTTGGTCTTACATCTGGGTTGTGCTGAAGGCACTGCTCCACAAAGTGGTGGAAGTGGGGTGAGAAGATGTGGTGATAGGGGTGGGACAGTGAGTTGCCATTGGAGGTCCTGGGGGTGCTGGTGGTCAGGCTATCACTCAGGCCAGAGTTGGCCACTGAGCGCGAGATGCTCATGGTAAGCTCCTGGGCAGGGATGGTGCTGGTGTCCAGCAGGCAGGGCACAATGCCGTTCAGCTTCTCCAGTAACATCTGGGGGGCAGGCATATCCTTTAAAGGGGACATGGCTATTGGCCAGTTCACAGGCTGCGATTCCCACACTGTAGATGTCAAACTTGGTATCATAACCCTGAAGATTCTGCTGGAGGACCTCTGGGCTGAGCCAGGGCAGAACCTTGATACTGTACTTGGTAAAGTCGTGGACCACACGCTGCTGCTGCCCATGGCTGATCATGCTGAGGTTGCTGCTTAAACCGGACAGGTAGACCTTCCCATCTGTGGAGATCAGAACGTAGGTGCCTGGCTTTGacactcctgtgcatatatccCATGTGGTGGATGTAGTCCAGGGCCTTGAGCACCCCCTGCAGGATGTAAGCAATTCCCAGCTCATTCATGCTGTCCATGAAGTGTGTACAGATGAGGTCCTTTGCAGAGACATATGCCATGAATGATGTGATAACCCACAGCTCATTGTCTGTAACAAAGGTGGCTTGATATGGCAGGATATTGGGATGGCTGAAGATCTTAGAGACATGGAGCTCCCCTTGCAAGTATGTCACCAGCTCATTGGAACAAGCTTCTAGGTTAATCCTTCGTACAGTCACATACTTTCCCATTGGTTTGTACCTTGCTAGATTCACTGTCATCAGGTCCTCGAATCCTTTGCCTGTAACGGTGAGTAGCTCATAACACCCTCCCTCTGGCAGAAAGCTACTCATGATCTCCTGTTTAGTGAAGGACGCTATCGACTCTGAGCTTGCCTCGTTGGTCTCCAAATGGTTCCAAATCTCTTAAGCCCTCAACAATGAACTTTTCCGAGACCAAATGGCTAATTCACTCTATTTACTTACAAGAAAAGACATGAGTTCCTAACATGTAGACCtactttaatttcaaaaatttaaaccCAGCTCCACCTCCTTGGTTTAAGGCTGTACCAACACCAGGCCAATTGCTGGGAGGCCAGAGTTATTGACAATATTCCccatactgtacatttcataccactgattcatttattttgcaactggaagtttgtacctcttaatctccctcacctatttctttcctgcctccacccctctcccttctggcaaccaactctttgttctctgtatctataactctgtttctggattccacatataagtgaattcatacagtctttctctgtctgacaatttcacttaccataataccctctaggtccatacatgttgttgcaaatggcaagatttcattctattttatggctgagtaatattccatttattatatataccacatcttctttatccactcatctaagtggacacttaggttgcttctatatcttggctattgtaaataatgctgcaatgaacatagggggacatatatctttttgaactagtgtttttatttctttgagataaatatccaggaatggaattgctggtttatatggtagttctatttttaattttttttaaaaaaaaaactctccatactgtttccatagtggctgcaccaccaCCAATGGcatacaagtgttcccttttctctgcatcctcgccaacatttgttaatttattgtctttttgataataaccattctgatgagtgtgaggtgatatctcattgtggtttttattttttttcataaatttatttattttatattttatttttggctgcattttgtcttcattgctgtgctcgggctttctctagttctggcgagtgggggctactctttgttgagtgcacgggcttctcactgcagtggcttctcctgttgtggagcatgggctctaggcacgtgagcttcagtagttgtagcacgcaggctcagtagttgtggctcacaggctccagagcacaggttaagtagttgtggcgcatgagcttagttgctctgcggcatgttggatcttcctggtccagggctcaaacctgcgtcctctgcattggcaggcagattcttaaacactgctcCGTCAGGGAAATccctaccatactgttttgatgactgtagcttttctttctcaaaattgttttggctatctggggtcttttgtgtttccatacaaattttagaattattttttctagttctatgagaaatgtcattggtattttgtcaggaattgcattgaatctgtagattgcactgggtaatatggtcattttaacaatattaattcttccaatccatggacatggtgtatctttccatctgtctgtgtagtcttcaatttctttcatcagtgatttatagttttctgagtacaggtcttttacctccttagttagaagtattcctaggtattttattctttttggtgtaaTTGTAAATGggcttgttttattaatttctctcttGCTGAcagttcatttttagtgtatagaaacgcaCCAGATTTCTGAAATTAGGTGATATTTTTACCTTATGGGAAAACAGACCAAGGGGTTTAATGTGTGTGGATCAGGAGCTACTGCAACAGCTTCAGGAGATCATGGTATTCCAGAAGGGAGAGCAGGAAGTGCTGGGTGGCAGGAGAGGCTAGTTCATGGCAGGGGGCAGGCAGCTGGAagactttcattttctcttggcCTCTGGCTTCAGAGTTGGAGTGCCACTGCCTCCTCCCTCACGAACCTCCAGCATCAGTCCAGGGAGAACCTGAGCCCAGGACCATTTCTCCCCCAGTCCACACTGCATCCCTGGGTGCCTTCAGCCACCCCTGCCTGCATCCATCCACAGGACTGGGTAAGATGCTGACATGGACATTGGGTCCTACAGAGCTGTAAGGGTTTGAGATCCTCAGCTCCATGAAGTTCCCAGCAtactctgctatttcatcaaaGCAGCTGAGGGTGGAGTGTGGATGGGAGAGAGGGATAGGGAGCACAGGGTCAAAGAGTGGGTCTGTGCCAGTAAGCAAGGCTTTGTGTTTGTTCACTTTGGGTTTGAATGCCATTTGTGGGGCTCAATCAAATAAACTTGTAATGTTTTTGGCTTATCTAAAGCTCTATTCCAAACATCCTGGCTGATGCCATTTATTTCAGCTTTGGGGACCCTTTGATTCAGCAGCCTCATCCACATTGGCTTTTGGGTGGGGCTGTGCAGCTTGCTGCCCCATTGTCATAAcatccttcctcctcctgcaCGGGGGAGAGTGAGCAGGAACCAAAGCACCATTCAGGTGGCTTGTTTCAATCCTGCCTCTCACTGCTTAGCCTCATTGACAGGTAGGACAATGTGAGACGCTCACTCTAGCCACCCTTACCTTGCCATCCACTGTTTGGGTGAGAGGATTCACTAACATGTGCCAGGGAGTCTTTTCATATCCCCTGATCTGGTCCACAGGGTCCTTTGTCCTTCCTATTCCAGAAAGCCATATCTCTGTCAGCACCCCATCCTCATTGCCAAAACTGTCAGGGTCTGGCATTTGAATTTACCCTGCTGATAAGTGAATAATTAGCCTCTTACTGTTTCATAGATGCTGGCCAAGATGAGACTCTAGTgacagagacaaaggactttattacaCACGGCACATTAAGCAGCATAAGCATAATGTTTACATTGGCTCCCTTGCCCCCCCAAGTCCCACAGGGGCAGCATGGAGGGCC
This genomic stretch from Globicephala melas chromosome 15, mGloMel1.2, whole genome shotgun sequence harbors:
- the LOC115847566 gene encoding LOW QUALITY PROTEIN: STE20-related kinase adapter protein alpha-like (The sequence of the model RefSeq protein was modified relative to this genomic sequence to represent the inferred CDS: deleted 2 bases in 2 codons), which produces MSFLTNEASSESIASFTKQEIMSSFLPEGGCYELLTVTGKGFEDLMTVNLARYKPMGKYVTVRRINLEACSNELVTYLQGELHVSKIFSHPNILPYQATFVTDNELWVITSFMAYVSAKDLICTHFMDSMNELGIAYILQGVLKALDYIHHMGYMHRSVKARHLVLISTDGKVYLSGLSSNLSMISHGQQQRVVHDFTKYSIKVLPWLSPEVLQQNLQGYDTKFDIYSVGIAACELANSHVPFKDMPAPQMLLEKLNGIVPCLLDTSTIPAQELTMSISRSVANSGLSDSLTTSTPRTSNGNSLSHPYHHIFSPHFHHFVEQCLQHNPDVRPSACTLLNHSFFKLIKQRASEALPELLFPVTPITNFEGSQSQDHSGIFGLVTNLEELEVDKWEF